A stretch of the Clavibacter sp. B3I6 genome encodes the following:
- a CDS encoding LacI family DNA-binding transcriptional regulator, with the protein MTSPPPVVKSSGRRTLGGRTVSMADVAAHAGVSAQTVSRVSNGAQNVEATTRQRVMDAMAELGYRPNSAARALKTGRFRSIGIIMFTLSTLGNMKTLDAIVTAASGAGYTITLMPVPHPTEGEVAGAFSRLQEEAVDGVVIIIEAHMLDRADVIIPAGLPVVIIDSDAGDPFVVVDTDQEQGTRLATQHLLDLGHTAIVHVAGPSTSYSAARRAAEWRQTMLDAGLAPEDPAQGDWTTRSGYRIGRELGQRADITGIVAANDQMALGIMHALHELGRDVPGDISVVGFDDTEESSSFWPPLTTVHQDFTEIGRRSMQVLLEMLEGREPSHDRIVPTRLVVRESAGAPRA; encoded by the coding sequence ATGACATCTCCACCGCCGGTCGTCAAGTCGAGTGGCCGGCGCACGCTCGGCGGCCGCACCGTGTCCATGGCGGACGTCGCCGCGCACGCCGGGGTGTCGGCGCAGACGGTCTCCCGGGTGTCCAACGGCGCCCAGAACGTGGAGGCCACCACCCGGCAGCGTGTGATGGACGCGATGGCCGAGCTCGGCTACCGGCCGAACAGCGCCGCCCGGGCTCTCAAGACCGGGCGCTTCCGCAGCATCGGCATCATCATGTTCACGCTCTCCACCCTCGGCAACATGAAGACGCTCGACGCGATCGTGACGGCCGCGTCCGGCGCCGGGTACACGATCACGCTCATGCCGGTGCCGCATCCCACCGAGGGCGAGGTTGCCGGCGCGTTCAGCCGGCTGCAGGAGGAGGCGGTCGACGGGGTCGTCATCATCATCGAGGCGCACATGCTCGACCGGGCCGACGTGATCATCCCCGCCGGGCTGCCCGTCGTGATCATCGACTCCGACGCGGGCGACCCGTTCGTGGTCGTCGACACCGACCAGGAGCAGGGCACGCGCCTCGCCACGCAGCACCTGCTGGACCTCGGGCACACCGCGATCGTGCACGTCGCGGGGCCCTCCACCTCGTACTCGGCGGCCCGACGCGCGGCCGAGTGGCGGCAGACCATGCTCGACGCGGGGCTCGCCCCCGAGGATCCGGCGCAGGGCGACTGGACCACGCGGTCCGGCTACCGGATCGGCCGGGAGCTCGGCCAGCGCGCCGACATCACCGGCATCGTCGCCGCGAACGACCAGATGGCCCTGGGGATCATGCACGCGCTGCACGAGCTCGGCCGCGACGTGCCGGGCGACATCAGCGTGGTCGGCTTCGACGACACCGAGGAGTCGAGCTCCTTCTGGCCGCCGCTCACGACCGTGCACCAGGACTTCACCGAGATCGGCCGCCGCTCCATGCAGGTGCTGCTGGAGATGCTCGAGGGGCGCGAGCCGTCGCACGACCGCATCGTGCCCACGCGCCTCGTGGTGCGCGAGAGCGCGGGGGCGCCGCGGGCCTGA